One genomic region from Deltaproteobacteria bacterium encodes:
- a CDS encoding acyl-CoA dehydrogenase family protein → MHCGQITDFLHLDELYTEEERMARESVATFVDREVLPIIADHYEKGTFPKHLIPMMGEMGLFGATFDGWGCPGVSPVAYGLMMMELERADSGMRSMASVQGMLVMWPIMTYGTDAQKDHWLPKLAKGEAVGCFGLTEPDYGSDPGGMITRAKKTEKGYVLNGSKLWITNGGVADVAVVWAKLEGAGEGPGSIRGFLVEKGTPGYTTHDLHGKLSLRASVTSGLSFDDVEIPEENLLPHGQGLSAPLRCLTQARYGIAYGAIGAAIACYEAAVKYSQERIQFGKPLGRFQLVQMKLAEMLTAITNAQNLMLRMGRLKEEGRLSHVQVSFAKRYCVAMALDVARDARDIHGANGIMLEYPPMRHMCNLETVKTYEGTHDIHTLALGRHITGLDAFGAA, encoded by the coding sequence ATGCACTGCGGTCAGATCACCGACTTCCTGCACCTCGACGAGCTCTACACCGAAGAGGAGCGCATGGCCCGGGAGTCCGTGGCCACCTTCGTGGATCGGGAGGTGCTCCCGATCATCGCGGATCACTACGAGAAGGGCACCTTCCCCAAGCACCTCATCCCCATGATGGGTGAGATGGGCCTCTTCGGCGCCACCTTCGACGGCTGGGGCTGCCCGGGCGTCTCGCCGGTGGCCTACGGCCTGATGATGATGGAGCTGGAGCGGGCCGACTCGGGCATGCGCTCGATGGCGAGCGTCCAGGGCATGCTGGTGATGTGGCCGATCATGACCTACGGCACCGACGCCCAGAAGGACCACTGGCTGCCCAAGCTGGCGAAGGGCGAGGCCGTCGGCTGCTTCGGCCTCACCGAGCCCGACTACGGCTCGGATCCGGGCGGGATGATCACCCGGGCGAAGAAGACCGAGAAGGGCTACGTGCTCAACGGCTCGAAGCTCTGGATCACCAACGGCGGCGTGGCCGACGTGGCGGTGGTCTGGGCCAAGCTCGAGGGCGCCGGCGAGGGCCCCGGGAGCATCCGCGGCTTCCTGGTCGAGAAGGGCACCCCCGGCTACACCACCCACGATCTGCACGGGAAGCTCTCCCTGCGGGCCTCGGTGACCTCGGGCCTCTCCTTCGACGACGTCGAGATCCCGGAGGAGAACCTCCTGCCGCACGGCCAGGGCCTCTCGGCGCCGCTGCGCTGCCTCACCCAGGCGCGCTACGGCATCGCCTACGGCGCCATCGGCGCGGCCATCGCCTGCTACGAGGCGGCGGTGAAGTACTCGCAGGAGCGCATCCAGTTCGGGAAGCCCCTCGGCCGCTTCCAGCTCGTGCAGATGAAGCTCGCCGAGATGCTCACCGCCATCACCAACGCCCAGAACCTGATGCTGCGCATGGGCCGCCTCAAGGAGGAGGGCCGCCTGAGCCACGTGCAGGTGAGCTTCGCCAAGCGCTACTGCGTGGCGATGGCCCTCGACGTCGCGCGCGACGCGCGTGACATCCACGGCGCCAACGGCATCATGCTCGAGTACCCGCCGATGCGGCACATGTGCAACCTCGAGACGGTGAAGACCTACGAGGGCACGCACGACATCCACACCCTGGCGCTCGGCCGGCACATCACCGGCCTGGACGCCTTCGGAGCAGCCTGA